From Streptomyces sp. TLI_053, a single genomic window includes:
- the helR gene encoding RNA polymerase recycling motor ATPase HelR produces the protein MTTPATSVFDLPDRLAAKADPALVGPDERHFAAVAESLERTIAEASDSLDAARRAPGGAGRAAMDRDLEVHRLTGRLRALRRFGLDLCLGRIVPADGAEPVYIGRLGLTDAEGRRLLVDWRSPAAEPFFAATHADPAGLASRRRYRWTGGRITDYWDEVFAAESLDGHAALDDQSAFIATLGGSRSARMRDVLATIQADQDAVVRAGSRGALVVDGGPGTGKTVVALHRSAYLLYSDPRLGHRRGGLLFVGPHQPYLDYVADVLPSLGEEGVRTCTVRDLVAEGAGATAEPDPEVARLKGSADLVRAVEQAVRIYEEPPTEGMIVSTDWEDLRLDPEDWAEAFAAPDPGTPHNEAREQVWAELAEILLAKLDGGEDVPVELFLRSLRRDGELVEALHRAWPLLEAADVVGDLWTVPAYLRLCAPWLAPEEVRRLQRAEPQAWTLSDLPILDAARQRLGDPADARRRRREQVALAAERDRMAEVISDILEADHDGEGAVAMLRGQDLKDTLVDGSSLPAADPDRLAGPFAHIVVDEAQELTDAEWQMLLLRCPSRSFTIVGDRAQAREGFTESWPERLARIGLDRARVASLSVNYRTPEEVMAEAEPVIRAALPDANVPTSVRRSGVPVTHGPVSGLDGVLADWLAAHAEGTACVIGDAAFAAEFGATCREEFRASGRIRALTPRLAKGLEFDLVVLVDPAGFGEGVGGAVDRYVAMTRATRQLVVLTGA, from the coding sequence ATGACCACCCCCGCCACCAGCGTGTTCGACCTTCCCGACCGTCTCGCCGCCAAGGCGGACCCGGCCCTGGTCGGCCCGGACGAGCGGCACTTCGCGGCCGTCGCGGAGAGCCTGGAACGGACGATCGCCGAGGCCTCCGACAGCCTCGACGCCGCTCGCCGCGCACCCGGCGGCGCCGGCCGGGCCGCGATGGACCGGGACCTCGAGGTCCACCGCCTGACCGGCCGCCTGCGCGCCCTGCGCCGGTTCGGGCTGGACCTGTGCCTGGGGCGGATCGTCCCGGCGGACGGCGCCGAGCCGGTGTACATCGGGCGCCTCGGTCTGACCGACGCCGAGGGCCGCCGGCTGCTGGTCGACTGGCGCTCGCCCGCCGCCGAACCGTTCTTCGCCGCGACCCACGCCGACCCGGCCGGCCTGGCCAGCCGCCGCCGCTACCGCTGGACCGGCGGGCGGATCACCGACTACTGGGACGAGGTGTTCGCCGCCGAGAGCCTCGACGGGCACGCCGCCCTGGACGACCAGTCGGCGTTCATCGCCACCCTGGGCGGCAGCCGTTCGGCGCGGATGCGGGACGTGCTGGCCACCATCCAGGCCGACCAGGACGCCGTCGTCCGGGCCGGCTCGCGCGGCGCGCTGGTCGTCGACGGCGGCCCCGGCACGGGCAAGACCGTCGTCGCCCTGCACCGCTCCGCCTACCTGCTCTACTCCGACCCGCGGCTCGGACACCGGCGCGGCGGCCTGCTGTTCGTCGGCCCGCACCAGCCCTACCTGGACTACGTCGCCGACGTGCTGCCCAGCCTCGGCGAGGAGGGGGTGCGCACCTGCACCGTGCGGGACCTGGTCGCCGAGGGCGCGGGCGCGACGGCCGAGCCGGACCCGGAGGTGGCCCGGCTGAAGGGCTCGGCGGACCTGGTGCGGGCGGTGGAGCAGGCCGTGCGGATCTACGAGGAGCCGCCGACCGAGGGCATGATCGTCTCGACCGACTGGGAGGACCTCCGGCTGGACCCCGAGGACTGGGCCGAGGCCTTCGCGGCCCCCGACCCGGGCACCCCGCACAACGAGGCGCGCGAGCAGGTGTGGGCGGAGCTGGCGGAGATCCTGCTGGCCAAGCTGGACGGCGGCGAGGACGTCCCGGTCGAGCTGTTCCTGCGCTCGCTGCGGCGGGACGGCGAGCTGGTCGAGGCACTGCACCGGGCCTGGCCGCTGCTGGAGGCCGCCGACGTGGTCGGCGACCTGTGGACGGTGCCCGCCTACCTGCGGCTGTGCGCTCCCTGGCTCGCCCCCGAGGAGGTCCGCCGGCTGCAGCGCGCCGAGCCGCAGGCCTGGACGCTGTCGGACCTGCCGATCCTGGACGCGGCCCGGCAGCGGCTCGGCGACCCGGCGGACGCCCGCCGCAGGCGCCGGGAGCAGGTCGCCCTGGCCGCCGAACGCGACCGGATGGCCGAGGTCATCAGCGACATCCTCGAGGCCGACCACGACGGCGAGGGTGCCGTCGCCATGCTGCGCGGCCAGGACCTCAAGGACACCCTGGTCGACGGCAGCTCCCTGCCCGCCGCCGACCCGGACCGGCTGGCCGGACCGTTCGCGCACATCGTGGTGGACGAGGCGCAGGAACTGACCGACGCCGAGTGGCAGATGCTGCTGCTGCGCTGCCCGTCCCGGAGCTTCACCATCGTCGGCGACCGGGCGCAGGCCCGGGAGGGCTTCACCGAGTCCTGGCCGGAGCGGCTGGCCCGGATCGGTCTCGACCGCGCCCGGGTGGCCTCGCTGAGCGTCAACTACCGCACGCCGGAGGAGGTCATGGCGGAGGCCGAGCCGGTGATCCGGGCCGCTCTGCCGGACGCCAACGTCCCCACCTCGGTGCGCCGCAGCGGGGTGCCGGTCACCCACGGCCCGGTCTCCGGTCTCGACGGTGTGCTGGCCGACTGGCTGGCGGCGCACGCCGAGGGCACCGCCTGCGTCATCGGCGACGCGGCCTTCGCCGCGGAGTTCGGTGCCACCTGCCGCGAGGAGTTCCGGGCGAGCGGCCGGATCCGGGCGCTCACGCCGCGGCTGGCCAAGGGGCTGGAGTTCGACCTGGTCGTCCTGGTCGACCCGGCGGGCTTCGGCGAGGGCGTCGGCGGCGCCGTGGACCGCTATGTCGCGATGACCCGGGCGACCCGGCAGCTGGTCGTGCTCACGGGAGCCTGA
- a CDS encoding SDR family NAD(P)-dependent oxidoreductase, giving the protein MTTTDRIVLITGTSSGIGLAAAIAAAGAGFRVVATMRDTGRSGPLTEAAEAAGVADRIEIARLDVTDAASVTACLADVAARHGRLDAVVNNAGSGRVGTVEQDGLAPVREVMEVNFFGVVEVTRAALPHLRASGGRVVTVTSVGGVVGQPFNEAYCAAKFAVEGFMESLAPVAATVGVTVTVVEPGAVASEFVASQGIDLPALLAAAGPYAPALDAYVARTRTAFDQAQSAEAAAASIVAALTAERPPFRVQTSDRARAFVGAKLADLDGSAVQGITAGWVA; this is encoded by the coding sequence GTGACCACCACCGACCGGATCGTTCTCATCACCGGCACCTCCAGCGGCATCGGCCTGGCCGCCGCGATCGCCGCGGCCGGCGCCGGCTTCCGGGTCGTCGCCACCATGCGCGACACCGGCCGCTCCGGCCCGCTGACCGAGGCCGCGGAGGCGGCCGGCGTCGCGGACCGGATCGAGATCGCCAGGCTCGACGTCACCGACGCCGCTTCCGTGACCGCGTGCCTGGCGGACGTCGCCGCCCGGCACGGCCGGCTGGACGCCGTGGTCAACAACGCGGGGTCCGGCCGGGTCGGCACCGTCGAGCAGGACGGTCTCGCCCCCGTCCGCGAGGTGATGGAGGTCAACTTCTTCGGTGTGGTCGAGGTGACCCGCGCCGCGCTGCCGCACCTGCGCGCGAGCGGCGGCCGGGTCGTCACCGTCACCAGCGTCGGCGGCGTGGTCGGCCAGCCCTTCAACGAGGCCTACTGCGCGGCCAAGTTCGCGGTCGAGGGCTTCATGGAGTCGCTCGCCCCGGTCGCCGCGACCGTCGGCGTCACCGTCACGGTCGTCGAACCGGGCGCCGTGGCGAGCGAGTTCGTCGCCAGTCAGGGCATCGACCTGCCCGCCCTGCTCGCCGCCGCCGGACCCTACGCGCCCGCCCTGGACGCCTACGTGGCCCGTACCAGGACCGCCTTCGACCAGGCGCAGAGCGCGGAGGCGGCCGCGGCGAGCATCGTCGCCGCGCTCACCGCCGAGCGGCCGCCGTTCCGCGTCCAGACCTCGGACCGGGCCCGGGCCTTCGTCGGGGCCAAGCTCGCGGACCTGGACGGGTCCGCCGTCCAGGGGATCACGGCCGGCTGGGTGGCCTGA
- a CDS encoding MarR family transcriptional regulator: protein MSQRTDLTLGDLTARDHAFYGLVWAGTTLSARVDQALARAHDLPLSWFEVMLWLRGQAEPVAASDLGAKTLLSRSQVSRVTDALQARGLVERAPSPTDARSVRIALTEEGRRLFTEADATRRAALAEVFDDRLDDGDIAALEAVWAKLKRPAGA from the coding sequence ATGTCGCAGCGCACCGACCTCACCCTGGGCGACCTCACCGCCCGCGACCACGCCTTCTACGGCCTGGTCTGGGCGGGCACGACCCTGAGCGCCCGGGTCGACCAGGCCCTCGCCCGGGCCCACGACCTGCCGCTCTCCTGGTTCGAGGTGATGCTCTGGCTGCGGGGCCAGGCGGAACCGGTCGCCGCCTCCGACCTGGGCGCCAAGACCCTGCTCAGCCGCAGCCAGGTCTCCCGGGTCACCGACGCGCTGCAGGCCCGCGGCCTGGTCGAGCGCGCACCCTCCCCCACCGACGCCCGCTCCGTGCGGATCGCACTCACCGAGGAGGGACGACGGCTGTTCACCGAGGCCGACGCCACCCGCCGGGCGGCACTCGCCGAGGTCTTCGACGACCGCCTCGACGACGGCGACATCGCCGCTCTGGAGGCCGTCTGGGCCAAGCTCAAGCGCCCCGCCGGGGCCTGA
- a CDS encoding SpoIIE family protein phosphatase, producing the protein MRFRHDDGGDGGTPTNADTPALAAAAAALSGSAPDTTDSDDPDLLRQLLDVLPTGVALLDPELRWSYLNAAFTTVTGLPRADLLGRPAPDTAFADAVGTVRRVLDDGRDRERVAGGPDGPGLPVPAGLRIRYRPLTAGGRVIGVIVAVLDDPDPVQELRRELTRARTRLALLEAAAELIGTTLDIDTTGAELAAFAVPRLAELATVDVLPPATAARPGGTPGLRFHRAGLAAAPALRADLGPLARPGESLRHREGSVAARALASGVAVLLAPRGAEELAAAAPDPHAEAVFRTLGVTSLLVLPLTARGQLVGLLTLARTDASPGFGPDDAVLVGDLAARAATGIDNARRYSRSQGIALDLQRALLSEPGNPHQNLELASRYLPSGSSSVVGGDWYETVRLPFGRTLLVMGDVMGHGVEAAVDMSNYRSTLRDVAGMDLPPHRILRQLDTVIAANESARPATCLLALADPGRGRWTFSGAGHLPPALIAPGRPTELLRIPTGPPLGTGVGGYELSTRPLLPGETLLLYTDGLVERRGEDIDVSLARLAALRLPVTGPLDDLLDAALHALGPAPGHPAEDDVAVLAARPRLRPPPRA; encoded by the coding sequence ATGCGGTTCCGGCACGACGACGGAGGAGACGGCGGCACCCCCACGAACGCGGACACCCCCGCGCTCGCGGCGGCGGCCGCGGCGCTCTCCGGGAGTGCGCCGGACACTACCGACAGCGACGACCCCGACCTCCTGCGTCAGCTGCTCGACGTCCTGCCGACCGGGGTCGCCCTGCTCGACCCCGAACTGCGCTGGTCGTACCTGAACGCCGCCTTCACCACCGTCACCGGTCTGCCCCGGGCCGACCTGCTGGGCCGGCCGGCCCCGGACACCGCCTTCGCCGACGCCGTCGGCACCGTGCGCCGGGTCCTGGACGACGGCCGCGACCGCGAGCGCGTCGCCGGCGGCCCGGACGGCCCGGGCCTCCCCGTCCCGGCGGGCCTGCGGATCCGCTACCGGCCGCTCACCGCCGGAGGCCGCGTCATCGGCGTGATCGTGGCCGTCCTGGACGATCCCGACCCGGTCCAGGAACTGCGCCGCGAGCTCACCCGGGCCCGGACCAGGCTCGCCCTCCTGGAGGCCGCCGCCGAGCTGATCGGCACCACCCTCGACATCGACACCACCGGCGCCGAACTCGCCGCGTTCGCCGTGCCCCGGCTGGCCGAGCTCGCCACCGTCGACGTCCTGCCGCCGGCCACCGCCGCCAGGCCCGGCGGGACACCGGGCCTGCGGTTCCACCGGGCCGGGCTGGCCGCCGCGCCCGCGCTGCGCGCGGACCTCGGCCCCCTGGCCCGCCCGGGCGAGTCGCTGCGCCACCGGGAGGGGTCGGTGGCGGCCCGCGCCCTGGCCTCCGGCGTCGCCGTGCTGCTCGCCCCGCGCGGCGCCGAGGAGCTCGCCGCGGCCGCGCCCGATCCGCACGCCGAGGCCGTCTTCCGCACCCTCGGGGTGACCTCGCTGCTGGTGCTGCCGCTCACCGCACGCGGTCAGCTGGTCGGCCTGCTGACCCTGGCCCGCACCGACGCCTCCCCCGGCTTCGGCCCGGACGACGCGGTGCTGGTCGGCGACCTCGCCGCCCGGGCGGCGACCGGCATCGACAACGCCCGCCGCTACAGCCGTTCCCAGGGCATCGCCCTCGACCTCCAGCGCGCCCTGCTCAGCGAACCGGGCAACCCGCACCAGAACCTCGAACTCGCCTCCCGCTACCTGCCGTCCGGCAGCAGCTCGGTGGTCGGCGGCGACTGGTACGAGACCGTCCGGCTGCCGTTCGGGCGGACCCTGCTGGTCATGGGCGACGTGATGGGCCACGGCGTCGAGGCGGCCGTCGACATGAGCAACTACCGCTCCACCCTGCGCGACGTCGCGGGCATGGACCTTCCTCCGCACCGGATCCTGCGGCAGCTGGACACCGTCATCGCCGCCAACGAGTCCGCCCGCCCCGCGACCTGCCTGCTCGCGCTCGCCGACCCCGGCCGGGGCCGGTGGACCTTCTCCGGCGCCGGACACCTCCCGCCCGCGCTGATCGCGCCCGGGCGGCCCACCGAACTGCTGCGGATCCCGACCGGCCCGCCGCTCGGCACCGGGGTCGGCGGCTACGAACTCTCCACCCGGCCCCTCCTGCCCGGCGAGACCCTGTTGCTGTACACGGACGGTCTGGTCGAACGGCGCGGCGAGGACATCGACGTCTCGCTGGCCCGGCTGGCCGCCCTGCGCCTGCCCGTCACCGGTCCGCTGGACGACCTGCTCGACGCCGCCCTGCACGCCCTCGGCCCGGCCCCCGGGCACCCGGCGGAGGACGACGTCGCCGTGCTGGCTGCCCGGCCCCGGCTCCGGCCGCCGCCCCGGGCATAG
- a CDS encoding aminotransferase class I/II-fold pyridoxal phosphate-dependent enzyme produces MSDFHDGLRPESRIVHPPVQEVVGSRPLGVPIHQGHVFAFPDGDALAEAFGGPGRAFLYNRMGNPTVRSLEQAVAGLEGGSGALAASSGMGAINTVLLALLRSGDHVIAQESLYGGTFAALADLAARWGVTVTHVRGDDPEEVRAALRPATRLLYLETVSNPTARVTDLPALIGVAREAGVLSVVDNTFTTPLLCRPIEHGADIVVHSATKYLGGHSDVLAGVAVFADAALHHRVWEHGVELGASLDPFAAWLTLRGMQTLGLRMRRHSESALDLAGRLAAHPAVTTVHHPGLPGHPDHELARRLLPEGQGGVFAVDLAGGREAAAAFVGALRLASLAPSLGGVHTLVMHPASTSHRQLSDEELVAAGIGPGTVRLAVGIEHPEDLWADLEQALGKL; encoded by the coding sequence ATGAGCGACTTCCACGACGGGCTGCGGCCCGAGAGCCGGATCGTCCACCCGCCCGTGCAGGAGGTGGTCGGAAGCCGGCCGCTGGGCGTGCCGATCCACCAGGGCCACGTCTTCGCGTTCCCCGACGGCGACGCGCTGGCGGAGGCCTTCGGAGGGCCGGGCCGCGCCTTCCTCTACAACCGGATGGGCAATCCGACGGTCCGTTCGCTGGAGCAGGCGGTGGCCGGGCTGGAGGGCGGCAGCGGTGCGCTGGCCGCCTCCTCCGGGATGGGCGCGATCAACACGGTGCTGCTCGCCCTGCTCCGCTCCGGGGACCACGTGATCGCCCAGGAGAGCCTCTACGGCGGCACCTTCGCGGCCCTGGCCGACCTCGCCGCGCGCTGGGGTGTGACGGTCACCCACGTCCGGGGCGACGATCCGGAGGAGGTCCGCGCCGCGCTGCGGCCCGCCACCCGGCTGCTGTACCTGGAGACGGTCTCCAACCCGACCGCACGGGTCACCGACCTGCCCGCCCTGATCGGCGTCGCCCGCGAGGCCGGAGTGCTGAGCGTGGTGGACAACACCTTCACCACCCCGCTGCTCTGCCGCCCGATCGAGCACGGGGCGGACATCGTGGTCCACTCGGCCACCAAGTACCTGGGCGGTCACTCCGACGTGCTGGCCGGGGTCGCCGTCTTCGCCGACGCCGCGCTGCACCACCGGGTCTGGGAGCACGGCGTCGAACTCGGCGCCTCCCTGGACCCGTTCGCCGCCTGGCTGACCCTGCGGGGGATGCAGACCCTCGGGCTGCGGATGCGCCGGCACAGCGAGTCCGCGCTCGACCTCGCCGGACGGCTGGCCGCCCACCCGGCGGTCACCACCGTGCACCACCCGGGGCTGCCGGGCCACCCGGACCACGAGCTGGCCCGCCGGCTGCTGCCGGAGGGCCAGGGCGGGGTGTTCGCCGTCGACCTGGCCGGCGGGCGGGAGGCCGCGGCCGCGTTCGTCGGCGCGCTCCGCCTCGCCTCGCTCGCGCCCTCGCTCGGCGGGGTGCACACCCTGGTGATGCACCCGGCCAGCACTTCGCACCGCCAGCTCTCGGACGAGGAGCTGGTCGCCGCCGGGATCGGCCCCGGCACCGTGCGGCTCGCCGTCGGCATCGAGCACCCCGAGGACCTCTGGGCCGACCTGGAGCAGGCCCTGGGCAAGCTCTGA
- a CDS encoding alpha/beta hydrolase produces the protein MRHRTVEIDGLPVFYREAGDPARPTLVLLHGFPTSSAMFRGLLRDLADSYHLVAPDHVGFGQSATPPVGEFEYSFEKLTEYTLALLDTLGLDRFALYIQDYGAPIGLRIASRHPERVTALISQSGNAYPEGFTPFWDVLFAHAVDRPAHEPAVRELLTASATRWQYTHGVPADRLDRLSPDSWTLDQAGLDRPGNREIQLQLFWDYQFNLEGYPDFQEYFRTHRPPTLVAWGRNDEIFGPAGARAFARDLPDAEIHLLDAGHFALETHGPEIAALVRDFLGRHL, from the coding sequence GTGCGCCACCGCACGGTCGAGATCGACGGCCTGCCGGTCTTCTACCGCGAGGCGGGGGACCCGGCCCGGCCGACCCTGGTCCTGCTGCACGGCTTCCCCACCAGCTCGGCGATGTTCCGCGGCCTGCTGCGGGACCTCGCCGACTCCTACCACCTCGTCGCCCCCGACCACGTGGGCTTCGGGCAGTCCGCCACCCCGCCCGTCGGTGAGTTCGAGTACAGCTTCGAGAAGCTCACCGAGTACACCCTCGCCCTGCTGGACACGCTCGGCCTCGACCGGTTCGCCCTCTACATCCAGGACTACGGCGCCCCGATCGGACTGCGGATCGCCTCCCGGCACCCGGAACGGGTCACCGCCCTGATCAGCCAGAGCGGCAACGCCTACCCGGAGGGGTTCACCCCGTTCTGGGACGTGCTGTTCGCCCACGCCGTGGACCGCCCCGCCCACGAGCCCGCCGTGCGCGAGCTGCTCACCGCGTCCGCCACCCGCTGGCAGTACACCCACGGGGTGCCCGCCGACCGGCTGGACCGGCTCTCCCCGGACAGCTGGACGCTCGACCAGGCCGGACTGGACCGCCCGGGCAACCGGGAGATCCAGCTCCAGCTGTTCTGGGACTACCAGTTCAACCTGGAGGGCTACCCGGACTTCCAGGAGTACTTCCGGACGCACCGGCCGCCGACCCTGGTCGCCTGGGGCCGCAACGACGAGATCTTCGGCCCCGCGGGGGCCAGGGCCTTCGCCCGCGACCTCCCGGACGCCGAGATCCACCTGCTCGACGCCGGGCACTTCGCCCTGGAGACGCACGGCCCGGAGATCGCCGCACTGGTCCGGGACTTCCTCGGCCGTCACCTCTGA
- a CDS encoding MBL fold metallo-hydrolase, whose amino-acid sequence MSDHRTPAPTAARNTPTTTPTPTTPVTVTAAHLGTATVLLRIGDLTVLTDPALDPGPADYPAARPLRRTAGPVLTADRLPPIDLVLLSHDQHADNLDPTGRTVLAGATTVLTTPEAAERLGGAAEGLATWESRRITAGATTVTVTATPARHGPPGTEEVTGPVTGFVVEYDGGTLYLSGDTVRHDELAGIAERFTVDTAFLHLGDAHFPSTGDRAFSMSAREGAELARLLGARTVVPVHYESWEHLGEDPDAITGAFSAPDLTGRLRLLTPGVPESL is encoded by the coding sequence ATGTCCGACCACCGCACACCAGCACCGACAGCAGCACGGAACACGCCCACCACCACGCCGACGCCCACCACCCCGGTCACCGTCACCGCCGCCCACCTGGGCACCGCCACCGTCCTGCTGCGGATCGGCGACCTGACCGTCCTCACCGACCCGGCCCTCGACCCCGGCCCGGCCGACTACCCGGCGGCCCGCCCGCTGCGCCGTACCGCCGGCCCGGTGCTCACCGCCGACCGCCTGCCGCCGATCGACCTCGTCCTGCTCTCCCACGACCAGCATGCCGACAACCTCGACCCGACCGGCCGGACCGTGCTGGCCGGCGCCACCACCGTGCTCACCACGCCCGAGGCCGCCGAACGGCTCGGCGGAGCGGCCGAGGGGCTGGCGACCTGGGAGAGCCGCCGGATCACGGCCGGCGCCACGACCGTCACCGTGACGGCCACCCCCGCCCGGCACGGACCGCCCGGCACCGAGGAGGTCACCGGCCCGGTCACCGGCTTCGTCGTCGAGTACGACGGCGGCACCCTCTACCTCTCCGGGGACACCGTCCGCCACGACGAACTGGCGGGCATCGCCGAACGCTTCACCGTGGACACCGCCTTCCTGCACCTGGGTGACGCCCACTTCCCGTCCACCGGCGACCGGGCGTTCTCGATGAGCGCCCGCGAGGGGGCCGAACTCGCCCGGCTCCTGGGCGCCCGCACGGTGGTCCCGGTCCACTACGAGTCCTGGGAGCACCTCGGCGAGGACCCGGACGCCATCACCGGGGCCTTCTCGGCCCCCGACCTGACCGGCCGGCTGCGGCTGCTGACCCCCGGCGTTCCCGAGTCGCTGTGA
- a CDS encoding NADPH-dependent FMN reductase, with protein MTASRIFAISGSLRADSHNTRLLKAAQKFNPGGQEIEIYEGLREIPPYDLDLDTPELRPAVVEDLRRRVAEADGLLIATPEFNYSIPGVLKNAIDWLSTDWTRTEGLPLHRKPAAILGAAPTNFGTVRAQLALRQVFVWTETDVVVKPEVIVFRAHERFDEEGNLTDETTIGLLQGLLSALQEKIDAKAERAARG; from the coding sequence ATGACCGCGTCCAGGATCTTCGCCATCTCCGGTTCGCTGCGCGCCGACTCGCACAACACCCGGCTGCTGAAGGCCGCCCAGAAGTTCAACCCGGGCGGCCAGGAGATCGAGATCTACGAGGGCCTGCGCGAGATCCCGCCGTACGACCTGGACCTCGACACCCCCGAGCTGCGCCCGGCCGTCGTCGAGGACCTGCGCCGCCGGGTCGCCGAGGCCGACGGCCTGCTGATCGCCACCCCCGAGTTCAACTACTCCATACCCGGCGTGCTCAAGAACGCCATCGACTGGCTGAGCACCGACTGGACCCGCACCGAGGGACTGCCGCTGCACCGCAAGCCCGCCGCCATCCTCGGCGCCGCGCCGACCAACTTCGGCACCGTCCGCGCCCAGCTGGCGCTCCGCCAGGTCTTCGTCTGGACCGAGACCGACGTGGTGGTGAAGCCCGAGGTCATCGTCTTCCGGGCGCACGAGCGCTTCGACGAGGAGGGCAACCTCACCGACGAGACCACCATCGGTCTGCTCCAGGGACTGCTGTCCGCGCTCCAGGAGAAGATCGACGCCAAGGCGGAGCGCGCCGCCCGCGGCTGA
- a CDS encoding pirin family protein, which translates to MTTTPVRTTPATGRSVARVVPPFHTFEGAGFPVRRPFPTAELPLLDPFLMVDQVGPVDLAPGEAKGAPPHPHRGFETIQYVIDGDIANADSRGHRAVVRGGGVQWLTAGSGIVHEALPTPEFLAAGGRQHMLQIWVNLPARLKGVPPHSQNAEAADLPVVRTAEGAELIVLAGTTHGATAPFETRTPLLVVHARLAAGGSAKFTAPAHHTAAFHTLTGRAVTAGVPLPDGHLAVLDHDGESFTVRAVDGPAEVLVLAGEPIGEPVARSGPFVMNTVAELHRAQQDHSRGLMGRMPA; encoded by the coding sequence ATGACCACGACACCCGTGCGCACCACACCGGCGACCGGCCGCTCCGTCGCCCGCGTCGTCCCCCCGTTCCACACCTTCGAGGGCGCGGGCTTCCCCGTCCGCCGCCCCTTCCCCACCGCCGAACTGCCCCTCCTGGACCCCTTCCTGATGGTCGACCAGGTCGGGCCGGTGGACCTCGCCCCCGGCGAGGCCAAGGGTGCTCCCCCGCACCCGCACCGGGGCTTCGAGACGATCCAGTACGTCATCGACGGCGACATCGCGAACGCCGACTCCCGGGGCCACCGCGCCGTGGTCCGCGGCGGCGGCGTCCAGTGGCTCACCGCCGGCTCGGGCATCGTCCACGAGGCCCTGCCCACCCCGGAGTTCCTCGCCGCCGGCGGCCGCCAGCACATGCTGCAGATCTGGGTGAACCTGCCCGCGCGGCTCAAGGGAGTGCCGCCGCACAGCCAGAACGCCGAGGCCGCCGACCTGCCCGTGGTCCGCACCGCCGAGGGCGCCGAACTGATCGTCCTCGCCGGAACCACCCACGGCGCGACCGCGCCCTTCGAGACCCGCACCCCGCTGCTGGTGGTGCACGCCCGGCTCGCGGCCGGCGGCTCGGCGAAGTTCACCGCGCCGGCCCACCACACCGCCGCGTTCCACACCCTGACCGGCCGCGCCGTGACCGCCGGCGTCCCGCTGCCCGACGGCCACCTCGCCGTCCTCGACCACGACGGCGAGAGCTTCACCGTGCGGGCCGTGGACGGGCCGGCCGAGGTGCTCGTCCTGGCCGGCGAGCCGATCGGCGAACCGGTCGCCCGCAGCGGGCCGTTCGTGATGAACACGGTGGCCGAGCTGCACCGGGCCCAGCAGGACCACTCGCGCGGCCTGATGGGCCGGATGCCGGCATGA